ATTTTTTCCAAGTTAAACAACTCAAACTCGAACTAAGTGCAACTCAAAGTTGTCTCAACCAAGTCGTCGATTACTCAGCTTATTTGGAAGTGGTTTACTTGGTTTCAGTTTCTATAATAATGGTAAATCGGACCATATTGTAAATTAGTTAGTCATATGTTGAAAATCAGAATTTACAAAATAAGATATAAAAATTCAAAAACATAATGGAATATGTTAGTACAAAAACATGTTGAGAAAGATAGCCTCACTATTTCTAACACATTCAATGAGAAAACAGTAGAAAAATTGCAACACAAAATTGCGCAGAAACTCTATAACCGGAGGAAAAACACGTGTCCAAAAAGAGAAACTGATATATGATAAGTTGTTACAAACACATACTAAGGTGAGAAACTCATTGCGTCCAAATACAAAGTCGATGAGAAAATTGTAACCGTCGGCTATGAAAGAAAGAAATTCACTATAAAATAAATAGTTACATCACATAGAATACTGTCTTTAAACCACcaactacaattttcaaagatttaACTCACACTTCTATGAAAAAAAAATACTAAGGTTTTTCCTGAATTACGAGAACGAGTAATTCGACTTCATACTCTCATGTATGCAACCCCAGCAAAAATACTCCATGGCTGTTTCCAACCAATCCCTAACCACCAACAAATATTCGATCTAGACATATTCGAATGTGAGATCTCTTGCTAAAAATTCAAGGCTCCAACCGTTGAATTATCTTGTGATGGTTATAGActagagaaaaaaaaaaaatttaaatacttatatttattttatgcAAGTTGAAATAAAGGTTTAGTCTTCATTTATAATTAACTTCAATTTGGACTCCATATTAATTAACCTTGGTATTTACACAGTTTAGGGAAATTAGTAGCAATTACTGTAATATTTATTTCACATAACAAAACAAAACATTGGGGTGTTGATGGTTTTGGACCTTTTGGTATCTCCACCGTCCACATGATTGCCTGAATCTTATAGCAACAAACAGAGTAAAAAAGGAAATAAATATTATTGCAAATATTCAATAATTTAtaatttcatttatttattttcaaGTCATCATACACCAATACACCATTACAATGAACCTGATGATGATATCATTACACTTACAATATGATCTTACACTATAAACAATATGTTCTTGGAATAATTACATGATTTAATTTGATTAATATAATCTAGAAAGACTTGTTGGGTGATATTTTGGCAAAATCAAGTGTTTTCTTCCCTTGCAACTTGTTGGTTACATAGTGTCTACTATACTCTCCATGATTGTACCTTCTAAACTTGCAAGGATTGTTTTCGTCCACCATTTCTTCCATTGGACCTATCTCTATTTCATAACTTGGAGCATAAAACGTGACAATCGATAGTCGGTCCTTCTCTTTGTGTGTCACGGCTCTATGTTCCGAGCTCTTGTATCTCCCATTTGTCAAAACCTGTTAACATAAGTAACACATCGcgaaaacaacatcaaaatcaaatactgattaaaaaaataataaatttgcAACTTTTATAATGGCATAATTACAAGTGCATTTACCTCTATGGTGTCACCAATGTTGATGACAAGTGCATTTTTAACAGGTTGAATTGGAATCCATTTATTGTCTTTGAGTATTTGGAGACCGACCGTGCTACCTTTACCTTGTTGCAACACGGTTAGAGCGCTTCCATCCGAATGGGGACTCAAACCAAGTACAAGGTCCGGTCTAGGACACGCGGGGTAGTAGTTCATCCTAATTGCTTGCACACTCTCACCAAACATTTCTTCAAATACATTCTCCTTAAGCCGCAGGCTTAAGGCTATAAATCTTAGAAGATCTTTGCATAGCTTTCGAATCTCAACCGAGTAAGCCTCCACAGTGTCACTACAAAACATAAAGGTATGTCAAATTACCACTTTATTCTAAGGTCATGAGAAAAGTAGATAAAGTGATAAAGTGTTTTTTTGACTTTGCCATCTAATTCATTTAAGTGAAAGTTTATTTATGACCCTCAAGATTGGAAGATAAATATGGGCTTTTAATTTGGTTATTAGTGAAATGAAATGATACCTAAACATTGGTGGGTTGGCTGGCCATAGTGTAGGGTTTCTTATGGAATGAGggattaaaccaagtgcaaacatATTGCACCAATCTAGCTTTTGATCTTCTGAAAACACAAAAGCTTGCCCATATCCCTGCACTGTTCCTGGTGCCATTGGATACTTTTGTTTCTCTTCAATAGGAAGCATAAAAAAATCCATTGCCACTTTCTCTATCTTTTCCAACAAATCAAGATCAATCCCATGGTTTATCACctacaaaaattaaataaaaaacgcGTAAATATAACGATCCATATTATCAAAACCACTAACAAAGAAAAACAAATAATCAAGTGTAAATTACGAAGAAAACCAGGCACCCTCCCTGCACTAAGAAACGTCCGCCTAGAGCCGATTCTATTTGAGAAGCTATGCGGTCCGTTGACCCCACTAatttgaatattttttttttatataaactagtCTTCCACATCACCAGTTTAACTGTAGGACCCTGTATATCTTTGaaatatatagttttttttttttttttttaaggcaaacAACCAGTaaaatactttttaaatataatttgttttgataagTTTTGATCATGATTCGCCACTAGGTTCGTTCATAGGGTCGTACCACATATGGGATAGTTGCATGTTTTTTATTAGGATGtatatcttttgtaaaatgttttCCCATTTGTTATGTAACAACAATAGAAACAATTTTTATTAGTTTTAACTGGTTACTTTATAATTCATGTACCTGAAAAAAGCCCCACTCCTCACAAGAAGTAGAAAGCTTCATAATTTCATAGTGAAATTCTTCATTGTTTCCTTCCATAAGTTTCTTAAGATCAATGACAGGTAAACTACTTGATAATGGTAACGGGATCATGGCTTGCATCGGCCTTTCGGCCATATCACGAACAAACCTATTTGGAATTTTGTTTTTTCGACTCTTTTGCAGTTCTTGAACGTCGTCGATTTGACCAACGTTAAGAGGGAATTTTAGTTCAGGAGCCATATATGGTTTATATAGTGAGCTTACAGATAACTTAAGAAATGAATTTGCTAATGTGTTTTGGGTTTATAACAATGCAAGTATTTATAGCAAAAAACGATGAATGATAGTGCTCAACACTTTTGGACTTGTACAGTACGTGCATGTAGAATGACGTATTGGCCCATGTTTTTGCACTTTAAAGATTTTATGAATACCTTTTTTAATTGAGTTCCCATTTGGTTACAAGTTTTACCTTAGCTAGTGTATGGCTGACAAATCAATATATTATTGGACAAAAAATAAAGTATAAAACTTTTTCTTATGTTAATGCTCAATATGCAAAGGCATGAGCATTAGTAGTTACAAGTTGATGTCACCATTTTTGTTGACCAAATCTAGTGACTATTAGAATCTAGAAGATGGTCACTTACATGAGGTATCTTATaactgattttattataattacagCCATTACACCAAGATTTAATTTTTTTAATTCATTATTAACGGTTAATATTTGAAGCGTAGCAAGTTTAGTTACTTAAAttaactttttttattttttttaacatacataaaaaaaaaaattatacagtaCTCCACTACTCCGTATCAAATAACTTCAAAAATCACAGTTTTTCAGCAATttataacaaaaaaataaaaagaataataCTACGGAGtacgtaataataaaaaaaaaccgaCGGACCGACAGATTTGACTAATATTTAAACTTTTTAATCACATGTTTATTACTTTCATCAGATTCAAATAACTTCAATCACAGTTTCACAGCCCTCAAATTCCCCCCAATTTCTTCTAGCTCATTAAAAATTCAAAAGTTGAAATTCAATTCTTACTCTCAAATCTAACCAACCAAATTACTCAAATCCACTTCGATTCACGAATTCATATGGCTCATAACACCGATTGTGTTCCTCTTTATGTGGTACGTTGATGCTACTGTGTTttcaattagggtttaatattatgCATCATTACATTACTTGTTTATCAATTGAGTAAATCGGTGTTGTTTCTTGCAGATAAAAGAGAATGAAACGCCAATTAATTCAAAGATTGCGGTTTGTTTCACTCAAATTTTTCAGCTCActggttaattattattatttttttttttactgaaATCTTAATTTTTGGGTTATGATTTCAGGAGTTGAATGAATCAAGGGCAGAACTGATTAATAGAATTCAAAATTTGAAAAATGTAAAGCCTTAGAGATATATAACTGTATATTTTTATCATAGATTTTGAAATATGTACTGATTTTTATTGATTTTTGAAATGAAGGATCTTCAAAGCTGGAGGTCAAAGTTGGATATTCAAGTTAAGAGTTACCGAAATGTAAGTATTTATTTCACATTTTCATTATGTTTTATGTATCTATTGGTACAGTGTATTATGATTTGTATACTACCACCGAGGCATTGCCTGAGTGGTACAAAATCCCTGGTGTGTGAGTTAGGGGTGTTACCACCCCGctagccgttcaaaaaaaaaaaaaaaattatgatttgTATACTGGAGCCACAGAGTATGTGGTGCTACCATAAAGAATGCTGCAATTTTGATAAAATTTGGGCGATTGTCGAAAATTTTAATTACTGAAAGACTATTTTTTTCTAATAGTGAAACAGCTTATTTTTGCAATGTTATTGTTTGTCTTATGTGTTTCTACAAGGATAATGTGTTCTTTGCAATTAAAAGGCCTAATGTGATGGTTTGAATGTCCATCATGAATGGTTTTGATTTTGTAGCTTTAATTTCAGTCAGCAATCTTGAGCTTTAGTACACCTTAGATTGAATACCTTCGCACATCAATGCAGTTCAACTGTATGGCTGCAGCAATCTAGGGTAGTTATTCAACTGTACGACTTCAATCATAGTTTTATAGCCCTTCAAGGTTTGAAGGAAATTTTTTCCCATGAAATTGAAAATTGTGATTATATAATGTTAGCATTCATGTTTCGATACTACACAACACACCATAATTTGTCAGATAGTTGCATCAGGTAAATGACATTATGGGGACGTTAATGAAGACTGTGGTTAGTTATTACTTAAGTTCCATTTGGGGTTAAAAGAATATTTACTGAGGTTGCCTATAAACTGACAGACCTGTCTAAACATAGCTTTTTATGTGAGGACTGAGTAATTTGGTGTTTGAAATCAAAcacattagggtttaattataatttgtCATTGTTTCTGCAGGAGCTTTCAGACCTTAAGAAAACTCTGAATGTGGAAGTGGACCAGCTCCGATCGGTAAGGACTTTTGCAGTTCTTAACTCAATTAAACAACTTTATATGCTAATTTAAATCGTGTGTATGGGATTTAGGAATTTCAAGAACTAAGAACCACTTTACAGCAACAACAAGAAGATGTAACCAGCAGTTTAAAGAACCTTGGGGTAAGCTTGCACCTGCAGTTTTTTCTTATAAATTTTGGTCAAGGTGGCAAAATGGCTGGGTCGGGTAACTTGTAAAAATAGGCCTGCATGGGTCGACTCGTTACCAATGTATTTCATCTATTAAGATATACAATTAATTGTTCTAAATATCATTACAGAAGATGATTTtgattatacattatatataatttCTCAAGTCGAACGACTTGGAGATTCTAGCGAGTTGAAAAGGTCACTTTAGGCAACTTCTACCTTTTTGACTTATTCTAGGGAGTTGAAATGTTAAATCTTGGTTTCTCTAGTAACTTACATAACTGTTTACTTTGTAGGCAAGATTGTTTACCCATTTGATTAAACCCATAATCAATTAGTTGTTGTCATATAGAAGGGGTGAAAATACTGAGAAATTGCCACCTCTATGTCTGTCCAAAGTATGAAATCTGAAGTTTGTTTGTCTTAAAACTCATGTACAGCTGCAAGATGTTTCTGCAGAGGTTAAAGACACTGAAGGTTCAGAAGTTAAAGAAGAGACCTTGTAAAAGAAACTTAAACATAAGATTCTGTCTAGTGGACAGGTCAAAATTATCCTATCTCTCATGTGTCAACTTTCTATTTTATACAGAATATGATATTATATTCATCCATGCTGGATGATTAAGAACAGCTTGCACATTAATGGATGAGTCTTATGATAAAAGAATTGTATCGCATTTGTATGAGTTTTTGACCATCATCATTGTAACTTGCTGAAAATATTATGATATTAGCTCTTGTTATACAATGTTAAACTTAAGCTTCAAGTTGATTGTGTAGCAAGATGCCTTGACATTCCCCTGAGGAAGCCATGACATGGGTGGGGTTGCATATCGGTGTAGCATCTTTGGTGGGTGGGGTTGCATATCGGTGTAGCATCTTTGGTTGCACTCTCGTAATGGCAGCCCGATGTCCTACGAGGCTTTTGACAATGATAACTTTTGTTAGCGTGCAGTTTTTTCACTTTAAATGATGCTTCCATCACACTTAAAGCAATAGCCAATAAGCTTACGTCGATCTAACTAGTGATACGTCTAGTTTGCACAAGCATGCAAAGCTTGTGAGTACCTCATTCTTGTTCACCATGTTAGCTAACTGTCTCCTGTCTTTAAGGCTTATGAACAACACAGAACATCTCACGAACATCATAGTTTTGGGTATTCTAATAATCACCATTATCGTAAATGTAATTATTCAATTTAGTTAACACTGAAATTTTTTTCTTCTAGCAGAGGGTTTTGTTTTAATATAATTgcattttgaaaagaaaaaaaaatgtaattATTCAAGATGACTAAGGGGTTATGGGGATCGACACGATATAATTGCTTGTGGTACTATTTCCTCTTCCATGGTCATTTTCGTTAGTTTTGAAAGTTTCAACGAACTAGTAGTTCCTGTTAAAAATTATTGGATGATTGGAGAAATTGGTAACCCCCAATTTGTACTTGTTCACCGTTCTATTCTGCTTCGGGggttatatatgtttattattacTCCGTTATAACTGCATATCATTTTGAACGACAAAAACACATACCCATTTTTGTCCACGAACTCGTCTTTTTCACATATAAAATCAGATTATATGGTCAATTAATGTGGTCATATTCACAGTCAATTGGGATTCTTGTAGGTTGTATACCCCCGATATATAGATCCTTTACTGCTTTCAGTGTTTTCAGCCTTTCAGAAAATGGAGCATTACCCATATAAACATGTTTGAAGTTGAGAAAGGTTGGACTCAAAGGAAGAGAGCATTCACACTCCCAAGTAGTAATTGGAAGTTTAAAGCAGTCACCTCATAAGTTTATTGCCACAAATTCCATGATGACTTACATTAATGAGTCAGATTACTTACATTGATGAGTCATTGAGTTGTGGAGTAATAAAAAGTCTAAATCCCAATGGTGGTGCATCTTTAGCTAGGAGTCAACCTGTAAGTGTGTTATAACTTGTAATGATAATCGACTATTTTGTTTGACCTTAAACTCTAGAGAGATGATTTGTTTGCATACTTTGCAAGTGATTAGCCCATTGTTTGTTGTGCTTTTGACTTCGATACATAACCTGCCCTTTTGGTAGTGTGTATTTCATTTTCATTATCAACTTCATTCAACAACtcccaattttttttttatttttttccgaaAAAAACGAATACTCATATAAAAACGAGGTCGTATTCAAAAGAAACACGCCCTCAACAAGGAATACAAAAAGGACGGAGGAAACGGGAAAGTTAGCACCAAGAAAGCAACTATCTAAACGAAACTGCCTATAAACGAGCATCCCTAACAATCCGAAAAACAATAGAGACAAACAACCCAAGAAAACCGATTACAACACGAAAAGAAGAATCACACTAAACTATCCAAACAAACCCGATCACTCAACAACGAGGACCCACCCTTTTCAATTTATTGTTAACGGCTTATaggaaaataatactccgtaataaagatTTGTTGGTTAAGTACTTTTGTCTCTATAACCTTTTAATAATGTACACATTTCTCACCAACGGAAAattgagttattattattagtattccttttttttaacggcgatatcaacatcgaatgctctcatttgtaaCCCACACATGCGTTAGGGGCAAATCCAATTCGCGACGATGTttgcagtaccatcgaaggttgggaaacCCCTCAGAGACCTTCCCAGTACTATCAAATAATGAAAACTCCCTACTTTGAGTAAGAATCGAACATGGATTGGCAGTATCTCAAGTTAGATCTCACCCCATACCACTCAAACCAAACTTCGGTGgtattataatattaaaattaaattaattaatattaatataaatattaatacccCGTATTAATTTAAACAAAAGGCCACTAAAATTTCATCTTCAACATCATAAAGATTTCTTAAACACCTACTTATACAGTACATAAAAAATTTAAAAGTAATACAGTGACAAGAAGATTGCAGGTGTCTTAGTTGGGTATTTTCATCTTCTTTTTAAAAATAAACATTTACGGATCTGCATATTATTCAAATCGGTATCTGATGATTCTTCATTCAAACTTCAAAAACGGGTGCAACGTCTACTTGGAACTTTAAAATCAACCCAACATGATACACATCAACTGGTTCTACATGCATATTTAAGATCAGTAAAAGTAACCAAGAACCTGACCACCAACGTTTTGTCGAATTGCCTCTTCATGGTCCAACACGCCATTTGGAGTTGTTATCACCACATACCCCCACTACATCATTAATGaaataaaaaattataaaataaaaacccGGAAACAAGATAGATGACAGTATCTTTTCAAAACCAAAATGATTATATCAATTAGAAGTCAAGTGAATTCAAAAAACTTAGAAACCGCAACTCCTATGAACATACAACTGGAGCCCACATCCTAACACTTGCAAAAATCAAAACATTACAagtatattacatattacataaacTTAAATTCAATCACGTTATTTGATATTTATAAAGGTGTTTACTTTATTTAATGTATCACAACTCAAAGCCATATTGCAGTTCTTTATACAGGCTTACTCATCAATACACATTAATTTTAACCCTAGCAATCAAGGAAGACAATTTAGTTGAAGTGGAAAAGATAAAGTAGGAAATAACTCTAAGCAATCACCTTTATATACACCGACACATCCATTTTATCATGCTCCATAACTAACACAGAGTAAATTTCAAGACCCCAACATGGTACAAATTTTACTTATACAAATGATAATATAAGCATTCGAGGAAGAAAGATTAGATTTCTTGAATGCATCCTTAaaagcaaggttgcaaaaatcgctattCATGGATTAATCGGTCGAGACTTTAAAAAGAgtaatcggcaattcggggattaatcgaattttactttatacatttaaatattaaattttaaaaattatatgtgtaaatttagaagaaaaccataaacataaagtttaacataattgtctaaaattattcatttggttCAAAAACTCTAAAGTTCTAGCTTAAATTCACTTTATAatgtttgaccaattttgactttagccgactttgattaccaaattcgctTTTGACCAATccatcgggttttttacaacagtgCTTACAAGTCACCAGTAAATAAAAGTTCAATATCCAAAGAATTTTTAAAAAACTGATAAAAGAAGGAACAATAGCCTTTTATCGTGCAACCTTGGGTTAAAATTACTATGTACGGTTTCTTTTCTGAGTTTGCAAGCTGTAAAAGGGAAGTTATCTAGTAATCATAAAATTGTATTGAGGCATGTTACATTGGCCTAAAGTTAACCCATAGGCATTTCATTCCCTTCTCCCCAAATCTTTCCACATTTGGTGTAACACTTCAGTGGAGAAAATAGCCACGCGACCTTAGTGTCCTGTCCTAATAGCTAATAAGTAAAAAACGCGCCTGAAGGTTGTTTCGACAAATGAATTCATGTTTGAACCAAACCTTTCCTaagtaaatataaaataaagacggCAATCGAAGTAGCTAATCAATCCTAGTAT
The window above is part of the Rutidosis leptorrhynchoides isolate AG116_Rl617_1_P2 chromosome 1, CSIRO_AGI_Rlap_v1, whole genome shotgun sequence genome. Proteins encoded here:
- the LOC139860525 gene encoding protein LATERAL BRANCHING OXIDOREDUCTASE 1, with protein sequence MAPELKFPLNVGQIDDVQELQKSRKNKIPNRFVRDMAERPMQAMIPLPLSSSLPVIDLKKLMEGNNEEFHYEIMKLSTSCEEWGFFQVINHGIDLDLLEKIEKVAMDFFMLPIEEKQKYPMAPGTVQGYGQAFVFSEDQKLDWCNMFALGLIPHSIRNPTLWPANPPMFSDTVEAYSVEIRKLCKDLLRFIALSLRLKENVFEEMFGESVQAIRMNYYPACPRPDLVLGLSPHSDGSALTVLQQGKGSTVGLQILKDNKWIPIQPVKNALVINIGDTIEVLTNGRYKSSEHRAVTHKEKDRLSIVTFYAPSYEIEIGPMEEMVDENNPCKFRRYNHGEYSRHYVTNKLQGKKTLDFAKISPNKSF
- the LOC139860530 gene encoding uncharacterized protein, with amino-acid sequence MAHNTDCVPLYVIKENETPINSKIAELNESRAELINRIQNLKNDLQSWRSKLDIQVKSYRNELSDLKKTLNVEVDQLRSEFQELRTTLQQQQEDVTSSLKNLGLQDVSAEVKDTEGSEVKEETL